A genomic window from Deltaproteobacteria bacterium includes:
- a CDS encoding MMPL family transporter, protein MDRDAAVVESLRDNTWPVFLTTATTVIGFLSLNFSASPPFRVLGNLVAFGMLAAYVYSMTLLPALLLVLPLRARPVGAGDSTFSIAGAPSSWRAAGSCCGRWPRWQLP, encoded by the coding sequence ATGGACAGGGACGCGGCGGTGGTCGAATCGCTACGCGACAACACTTGGCCGGTGTTCCTCACGACGGCCACGACGGTGATCGGATTCCTCAGTCTGAACTTCTCCGCTTCTCCGCCTTTCCGGGTCTTGGGCAATCTCGTGGCGTTCGGCATGCTGGCCGCCTACGTGTATTCCATGACGCTCTTGCCTGCGCTGCTGCTGGTCCTGCCGTTGCGCGCGCGTCCCGTTGGCGCCGGGGATTCCACTTTTTCGATCGCCGGGGCGCCTTCGTCGTGGCGCGCCGCAGGCTCCTGCTGTGGTCGGTGGCCGCGGTGGCAGTTGCCCTGA